A region from the Vicia villosa cultivar HV-30 ecotype Madison, WI linkage group LG3, Vvil1.0, whole genome shotgun sequence genome encodes:
- the LOC131657197 gene encoding putative glycine-rich cell wall structural protein 1 — MRYVRMNEMYRAKIGVLHLLTMMDFKSFIFLILLSGVVLISVVVADEPDPDPPSPKKNVNEDLKGCFNREKGGRKMILVPLHDENCKENIGAEYGDNIFGEIGDGGVQGRDNIDGIGKGGRVNDGIDHGGGKSGSGGDYGDGTGVGDGESVGSRDYSNGRSGENVNTSGGGGGSEGGGGGY; from the exons ATGCGATACGTccgtatgaatgaaatgtatcgggcaaaaattggggtgctaCACTTACTTACAATGATGGatttcaaatcttttatttttctcatactACTGTCTGGCGTGGTTCTCATATCTGTAGTTGTGGCTGATGAACCAGATCCTGATCCACCAA GTCCAAAGAAAAACGTCAATGAAGACCTTAAGGGATGTTTCAATCGTGAAAAAG GTGGGAGGAAGATGATTTTGGTTCCACTTCATGATGAAAACTGCAAGGAAAACATAGGCGCAGAATATGGTGATAACATATTTGGTGAAATTGGCGACGGTGGCGTTCAAGGAAGAGATAATATAGATGGTATAGGGAAAGGTGGACGTGTTAATGATGGAATAGATCATGGTGGTGGAAAAAGTGGTAGCGGAGGAGATTATGGAGATGGAACTGGAGTAGGAGATGGAGAAAGTGTTGGAAGCAGAGATTACAGTAATGGAAGAAGTGGAGAAAACGTCAATACAAGTGGCGGAGGTGGTGGAAGCGAAGGAGGAGGCGGAGGATATTAG
- the LOC131659790 gene encoding uncharacterized protein LOC131659790, with product MDFKSFIFLILLSGVVLISVVVADEPDPDPPSGRKMILVPLHDENCKENIGAEYGDNIFGEIGDGGVQGRDNIDGIGKGGRVNDGIDHGGGKSGSGGDYGDGTGVGDGESVGSRDYSNGRSGENVNTSGGGGGSEGGGGGY from the exons ATGGatttcaaatcttttatttttcttatactaCTGTCTGGCGTGGTTCTCATATCTGTAGTTGTGGCTGATGAACCAGATCCTGATCCACCAA GTGGGAGGAAGATGATTTTGGTTCCACTTCATGATGAAAACTGCAAGGAAAACATAGGCGCAGAATATGGTGATAACATATTTGGTGAAATTGGCGACGGTGGCGTTCAAGGAAGAGATAATATAGATGGTATAGGGAAAGGTGGACGTGTTAATGATGGAATAGATCATGGTGGTGGAAAAAGTGGTAGCGGAGGAGATTATGGAGATGGAACTGGAGTAGGAGATGGAGAAAGTGTTGGAAGCAGAGATTACAGTAATGGAAGAAGTGGAGAAAACGTCAATACAAGTGGCGGAGGTGGTGGAAGCGAAGGAGGAGGCGGAGGATATTAG
- the LOC131657198 gene encoding putative glycine-rich cell wall structural protein 1 codes for MMDFKSFIFLILLSGVVLISVVVADEPDPDPPSPKKNVNEDLKGCFNREKGGRKMILVPLHDENCKENIGAEYGDNIFGEIGDGGVQGRDNIDGIGKGGRVNDGIDHGGGKSGSGGDYGDGTGVGDGESVGSRDYSNGRSGENVNTSGGGGGSEGGGGGY; via the exons ATGATGGatttcaaatcttttatttttctcatactACTGTCTGGCGTGGTTCTCATATCTGTAGTTGTGGCTGATGAACCAGATCCTGATCCACCAA GTCCAAAGAAAAACGTCAATGAAGACCTTAAGGGATGTTTCAATCGTGAAAAAG GTGGGAGGAAGATGATTTTGGTTCCACTTCATGATGAAAACTGCAAGGAAAACATAGGCGCAGAATATGGTGATAACATATTTGGTGAAATTGGCGACGGTGGCGTTCAAGGAAGAGATAATATAGATGGTATAGGGAAAGGTGGACGTGTTAATGATGGAATAGATCATGGTGGTGGAAAAAGTGGTAGCGGAGGAGATTATGGAGATGGAACTGGAGTAGGAGATGGAGAAAGTGTTGGAAGCAGAGATTACAGTAATGGAAGAAGTGGAGAAAACGTCAATACAAGTGGCGGAGGTGGTGGAAGCGAAGGAGGAGGCGGAGGATATTAG
- the LOC131659791 gene encoding uncharacterized protein LOC131659791: MDFKSFIFLILLSGVVLISVVVADEPDPDPPSGRKMILVPLHDENCKENIGAEYGDNIFGEIGDGGVQGRDNIDGIGKGGRVNDGIDHGGGKSGSGGDYGDGTGVGDGESVGSRDYSNGRSGENVNTSGGGGGSEGGGGGY; encoded by the exons ATGGatttcaaatcttttatttttctcatactATTGTCTGGCGTGGTTCTCATATCTGTAGTTGTGGCTGATGAACCAGATCCTGATCCACCAA GTGGGAGGAAGATGATTTTGGTTCCACTTCATGATGAAAACTGCAAGGAAAACATAGGCGCAGAATATGGTGATAACATATTTGGTGAAATTGGCGACGGTGGCGTTCAAGGAAGAGATAATATAGATGGTATAGGGAAAGGTGGACGTGTTAATGATGGAATAGATCATGGTGGTGGAAAAAGTGGTAGCGGAGGAGATTATGGAGATGGAACTGGAGTAGGAGATGGAGAAAGTGTTGGAAGCAGAGATTACAGTAATGGAAGAAGTGGAGAAAACGTCAATACAAGTGGCGGAGGTGGTGGAAGCGAAGGAGGAGGCGGAGGATATTAG
- the LOC131659792 gene encoding glycine-rich cell wall structural protein 2-like: MDFKSFIFLILLSGVVLISVVVADEPDPDPPSPKKNVNEDLEGCFNREKGGRKMILVPLHDENCKENIGSEYGDSIFGEIGDGGVQGRHNIGGIGKGGIVNDGIDHGGGKSGSGGDYGDGTGVGDGESVGSRDYSHGRSGENVNISGGGGGSEGGGGGY; the protein is encoded by the exons ATGGatttcaaatcttttatttttctcatactACTGTCTGGCGTGGTTCTCATATCTGTAGTTGTGGCTGATGAACCAGATCCTGATCCACCAA GTCCAAAGAAAAACGTCAATGAAGACCTTGAGGGATGTTTCAATCgtgaaaaag GGGGAAGGAAGATGATTTTGGTTCCACTTCATGATGAAAACTGCAAGGAAAACATAGGCTCAGAATATGGTGATAGCATATTTGGTGAAATTGGCGATGGTGGCGTTCAAGGAAGACATAATATAGGTGGTATAGGGAAAGGTGGAATTGTTAATGATGGAATAGATCATGGTGGTGGAAAAAGTGGTAGCGGAGGAGATTATGGAGATGGAACTGGAGTAGGAGATGGAGAAAGTGTTGGAAGCAGAGATTACAGTCATGGAAGAAGTGGAGAAAACGTCAATATAAGTGGCGGAGGTGGTGGAAGCGAAGGAGGAGGCGGAGGATATTAG